The following proteins are encoded in a genomic region of Bacillus sp. FJAT-22090:
- a CDS encoding MFS transporter, with protein sequence MWRNANVWIVLVGEMIAGLGLWSGVIGNLEFMQEKVPSDFHKSLILAGGLLAGVLMGPLAGRIIDQSKKKTVLIVSSVGRILSVLFMFVAIATGSIWWMVLFLISLQISAAFYFPALQATLPMIVNEKDLLQLNSWHMNIATIARVAGTAIAGLVLVYWSIQYLYIFSMVAYAGLLVFTCMLKLEEKEAVTVNGEKVKSGFKEIFPMLKDNTAVLMTVILTLIPLLFLGSFNLIVINISEIQDSSSIKGAIYAVEGFAFMLGTLVIKYIGSKWKVSNILFSFVIIIGLSEILLYFAESPALTLTTFALFGFSIGCFFPTAMTIFQKQVPKEFHGRFFSFRNMLDRVAFQLVLLSTGALLDIIGLQYMVVVFGLISVSLTCIFMLQMKKSKLAFN encoded by the coding sequence ATGTGGAGAAATGCAAATGTTTGGATTGTGTTAGTAGGGGAAATGATTGCGGGACTTGGTCTTTGGAGTGGAGTCATTGGCAATCTAGAATTTATGCAAGAGAAAGTACCATCCGATTTTCATAAATCGTTAATCCTCGCAGGCGGTCTATTAGCCGGTGTACTAATGGGCCCACTAGCAGGGAGGATAATTGATCAATCTAAGAAAAAAACAGTGTTAATAGTATCTAGTGTAGGTAGGATATTAAGTGTTCTATTTATGTTCGTAGCAATTGCAACAGGATCTATTTGGTGGATGGTTTTATTCTTAATTAGTTTACAAATATCCGCTGCGTTTTATTTTCCTGCATTGCAAGCTACATTACCAATGATAGTGAATGAGAAAGACTTGTTACAATTAAACAGTTGGCATATGAACATTGCTACAATTGCACGTGTAGCTGGTACAGCTATTGCTGGCCTTGTTTTAGTCTATTGGTCGATCCAATATCTATATATTTTTTCCATGGTTGCATATGCTGGATTACTGGTATTTACGTGTATGCTCAAATTGGAGGAGAAAGAAGCTGTCACTGTAAATGGGGAGAAAGTAAAAAGCGGATTTAAGGAAATTTTTCCAATGTTAAAGGATAATACTGCAGTTCTCATGACAGTTATCTTAACTTTAATTCCATTATTGTTTTTGGGATCGTTTAATTTAATTGTCATTAATATTAGTGAAATTCAAGATTCCTCTTCCATCAAAGGTGCCATATATGCAGTAGAAGGTTTTGCCTTCATGCTAGGTACGTTAGTCATTAAATATATTGGATCTAAGTGGAAAGTAAGTAATATTCTATTCAGCTTTGTAATAATAATTGGACTTTCTGAGATATTACTATACTTTGCTGAAAGTCCTGCATTGACTCTAACGACTTTTGCTCTTTTTGGTTTTTCCATTGGATGTTTCTTTCCCACTGCAATGACGATCTTTCAAAAACAAGTACCCAAAGAGTTTCACGGAAGATTCTTTTCATTTCGAAATATGTTAGACCGTGTAGCATTTCAATTAGTATTATTGTCAACTGGTGCACTTTTAGATATCATCGGATTGCAATATATGGTAGTTGTTTTTGGTCTAATTAGTGTTTCATTAACATGTATTTTCATGCTACAAATGAAAAAAAGTAAATTAGCATTCAATTAA
- a CDS encoding PspC domain-containing protein has product MSQRLRKSSTDKVLYGVCGGIAEFFGISSFVVRIIFFFTASVSVWVYLLLVWVLKDKLSL; this is encoded by the coding sequence ATGTCACAAAGGTTAAGGAAGTCATCAACTGATAAGGTGTTATATGGGGTGTGTGGGGGAATAGCTGAATTTTTTGGCATATCTTCTTTTGTTGTAAGGATAATATTTTTCTTTACTGCTTCAGTATCTGTATGGGTATATCTACTTCTTGTTTGGGTTTTAAAAGACAAACTATCGCTATAA
- a CDS encoding cold-shock protein: protein MKREGIVKWFKEEKGYGRIMLDGEDGNHVFVHFSSILLDKDRFGDGFRFLKQGQKVSFDLVENPNSTDQKQVAENVIIISD, encoded by the coding sequence ATGAAACGAGAGGGAATCGTTAAATGGTTTAAAGAAGAAAAGGGTTATGGTCGAATTATGCTTGACGGTGAAGATGGAAATCATGTTTTTGTTCATTTTAGTTCGATTTTGCTTGATAAAGACAGATTTGGAGATGGATTCAGATTTCTTAAACAAGGTCAAAAAGTATCCTTTGATTTAGTTGAAAATCCAAATTCTACTGACCAGAAACAAGTTGCAGAAAATGTAATCATTATCTCTGACTAA
- a CDS encoding aminoglycoside phosphotransferase family protein yields MSEEIYKTVEQLIKKTKRKETVIAINNLQKNKDGFSNDISMFHLTYSQGEDIFSKEVVLKEFSENVKFNKELNILMSKDVNSCINIPTVYFEDKEKRIMLMELVKGVTLDKYYLANPEDIQSAFRNFGVTLAQVHSICTDTVREFFTDNDIRQKEYINFYIESLKNRVAKFEDPVYINCLLNISEMFKTVSFTEVLNHGDYHFWNTILTNENTLYILDWEKAFIGDPRYDIANTLVLGYSWFGTSFKETMLDAYQNITNKKIEHLECFEALSSFDSFTKTVPLIQGADDSHIRDRSFEWLKRRYELFVKHNGKRINEAEEYLLSKGVLFKI; encoded by the coding sequence TTGAGCGAAGAAATTTATAAAACTGTAGAACAACTGATAAAGAAAACAAAAAGAAAAGAGACTGTAATTGCGATAAATAACTTACAAAAAAATAAAGACGGATTTAGTAACGACATTTCAATGTTTCATCTTACTTACTCTCAAGGTGAGGATATATTCTCCAAGGAAGTTGTCTTAAAAGAATTTAGTGAAAATGTGAAGTTTAATAAAGAATTAAATATTCTAATGAGTAAGGATGTAAATTCGTGCATTAATATTCCAACTGTTTATTTTGAAGATAAAGAAAAGAGAATAATGTTGATGGAACTAGTAAAGGGAGTTACTCTGGACAAATATTACTTAGCAAACCCAGAGGATATACAGTCAGCATTTAGAAATTTTGGTGTCACGCTCGCACAAGTTCATTCAATTTGCACTGATACGGTTCGTGAGTTTTTTACGGATAACGATATACGACAAAAAGAATATATCAATTTCTACATAGAGAGTTTAAAAAATAGGGTTGCGAAGTTTGAAGACCCTGTATATATAAATTGCCTTCTAAATATTTCTGAAATGTTCAAGACTGTTTCATTTACTGAAGTTTTAAATCACGGAGATTATCATTTTTGGAATACAATATTAACTAATGAAAATACATTGTATATTTTGGATTGGGAAAAAGCTTTTATAGGAGACCCTCGTTATGATATAGCGAATACACTTGTCTTAGGATATTCGTGGTTCGGGACTAGCTTCAAAGAAACTATGTTAGATGCTTATCAGAACATCACAAACAAGAAAATTGAACATTTGGAGTGCTTTGAAGCCTTATCAAGTTTTGACTCATTTACTAAAACGGTTCCCTTAATACAAGGTGCTGATGATTCACATATTCGAGACAGATCGTTTGAGTGGTTAAAGAGACGTTATGAACTTTTTGTAAAACACAACGGAAAGAGAATAAATGAAGCTGAAGAATACTTATTGTCTAAAGGTGTATTATTCAAAATTTAG
- a CDS encoding alpha/beta fold hydrolase, producing the protein MPNWKREIIETSRGCFEVFVKGEGEPVCITHHYSEFNESGDYFAETFTDKWKVFLVNLKDAGSSDKAQSSYELSMVDAVLDLEEIRKVKGFSSWTFAGHSTGGMIGVLYGIYFSSSLKSLILVGSSAREYSSSSSKCIYNEGHPKYKRMQELMELLKMKSLEEDERNKLAKERTKLSLFQPENYELYFSKNIMKKVSANRLNFFSREQLIFDVTRKLSEIKTRTIILCGRHDVQCPVDFSIEMSDLIPDASLHIFEQSNHYPFLEEEFEYKRVLQSLLL; encoded by the coding sequence ATGCCGAATTGGAAAAGAGAGATAATTGAAACTTCTCGCGGATGCTTTGAGGTTTTTGTAAAAGGAGAGGGTGAACCTGTTTGTATAACTCATCACTATTCGGAATTTAATGAGTCTGGGGACTACTTTGCAGAAACATTCACAGACAAATGGAAAGTTTTTTTAGTTAACTTAAAGGACGCAGGAAGCTCAGATAAAGCACAGAGTAGCTATGAATTAAGCATGGTGGATGCAGTGCTTGACCTTGAAGAGATTCGAAAAGTGAAAGGTTTCTCATCATGGACATTTGCTGGACATTCTACAGGTGGAATGATTGGGGTGTTATATGGAATTTATTTTTCATCCTCTTTAAAATCCCTTATTCTTGTAGGCTCTTCTGCAAGGGAATATAGCTCATCGTCTAGTAAGTGTATTTATAATGAGGGACATCCAAAATATAAAAGAATGCAAGAATTGATGGAACTTTTAAAAATGAAAAGCCTAGAGGAAGATGAACGGAATAAGCTGGCTAAAGAAAGAACCAAGTTATCCTTATTCCAACCTGAAAACTATGAACTATATTTTTCGAAAAATATCATGAAAAAAGTATCTGCAAACAGATTAAATTTTTTTAGTAGAGAACAACTAATTTTTGATGTAACTCGCAAATTGTCAGAGATTAAAACAAGAACTATCATTCTTTGCGGTAGACATGATGTTCAATGTCCTGTGGACTTCTCTATTGAAATGAGCGATTTAATTCCAGATGCTTCACTACATATCTTTGAACAAAGTAACCATTATCCATTTTTAGAAGAAGAATTCGAATATAAGCGTGTTTTACAAAGCCTATTGTTATAA
- a CDS encoding cupin domain-containing protein, producing the protein MQKKGQLEVFNLNELVKDQKDYTNFIVSEVNDHALRIAVIDGEFHWHKHEDCDELFFVLKGELFIDLENDETVSLKPGEIFTVPSNTMHRTRSNERTVNLCFEKASNDIKGSNNQM; encoded by the coding sequence ATGCAAAAAAAGGGACAATTAGAGGTTTTCAACCTAAATGAATTAGTAAAAGACCAAAAGGACTACACTAATTTTATTGTAAGTGAAGTAAATGACCATGCGCTTAGAATAGCTGTGATAGATGGAGAATTTCATTGGCATAAACACGAGGATTGCGATGAGTTGTTTTTTGTATTAAAAGGTGAACTTTTCATAGACTTAGAAAACGATGAAACAGTTTCATTGAAACCAGGTGAAATATTTACTGTACCCTCTAATACAATGCATCGAACTCGTTCAAACGAACGGACAGTTAATTTATGTTTTGAAAAAGCAAGTAATGATATAAAAGGGAGTAACAATCAAATGTAA
- a CDS encoding IclR family transcriptional regulator has product MKQYEVATLKKGLLILDALREKDMTLSEVIQKFLFNKSTAFRLLYTLEKMGYVKKIDNSYSLTNKMGSLSTSFNSKANWLSVPPLYELSREVGETAYVGILYGTEVVTAQVVDGTHSMRAHSEVGDRAFVHLSALGKVILAFLDKTKLEGILKELTLVQNTKNTFVDLHLLKEHLKVIRKQGYAVDDEETEIGLRCIAAPVIFEGNMISAVAIAGPALRLNKKLDKTFSRKLIQCSSRISKML; this is encoded by the coding sequence TTGAAGCAATACGAAGTAGCTACATTGAAAAAAGGACTTCTAATTTTAGATGCTTTGCGAGAAAAAGATATGACACTTAGTGAAGTTATACAAAAATTTTTATTTAATAAATCAACAGCTTTTCGATTGTTATATACCCTTGAAAAAATGGGATATGTTAAAAAAATTGATAATTCGTATAGTCTTACTAATAAGATGGGATCTTTATCTACTTCCTTTAACTCAAAAGCAAATTGGTTATCAGTTCCTCCTTTATATGAGTTGAGTAGAGAAGTTGGAGAAACAGCCTATGTTGGAATCCTTTATGGTACGGAAGTAGTTACTGCACAAGTTGTTGATGGCACTCATTCTATGAGGGCACACTCGGAGGTTGGTGACCGGGCTTTTGTACATTTAAGCGCTCTAGGAAAAGTCATACTAGCGTTTTTAGATAAAACCAAACTCGAAGGAATCCTTAAAGAATTAACTTTAGTGCAAAATACCAAAAATACATTTGTAGACTTACACTTATTAAAAGAACACCTAAAGGTCATTCGTAAGCAAGGATACGCAGTAGATGACGAAGAGACGGAAATTGGCCTACGCTGTATTGCTGCTCCTGTCATCTTTGAGGGAAATATGATTTCAGCAGTTGCGATAGCTGGTCCAGCCCTTCGGTTGAATAAAAAATTAGATAAAACTTTTAGTAGAAAACTTATTCAATGTAGTTCTCGTATATCGAAAATGCTTTGA
- a CDS encoding MFS transporter, with protein MSTKVYIALFSLAISAFAIGTTEFVIVGLLQTVADDLSISVTKAGALISGYAVALAIGTPIVTAITGRIPKKGFLLILMIVFILGNAISSIAETYEVLMISRVITAIAHGVFFAIAATVAADIVPENKKGTAISIMFTGLTVATIAGVPIGTYIGQQFGWRATFSAVAILGIIGLIVNVFAVDKVNRQTNPPTLKDVGQLVKNQRILLALLMTALGFGGTFSLFTYLAPILEKISGYSAGSISLLLLVYGVAVAIGNIVGGKIANQHPVKSLRFVFLLQGIVLLLQVVLLPSKGLSILSIILLGLFAFMMSPGVQAYIVTLAEKLVPSAKDIASALNISAFNIGIAAGSTLGGLAVDYLTYLDTAWIGAIMVAFAFLLSVLNYKLDKKQKLF; from the coding sequence ATGTCAACAAAAGTATACATTGCATTATTTTCTTTAGCCATTAGTGCTTTTGCCATTGGAACAACCGAGTTCGTCATTGTAGGCTTACTTCAAACAGTTGCTGATGATCTATCTATTTCGGTGACAAAAGCTGGCGCTTTAATTTCTGGTTATGCAGTAGCACTAGCTATTGGAACTCCAATTGTAACTGCTATTACAGGGCGTATTCCGAAAAAAGGATTTTTACTAATCTTAATGATAGTTTTCATTTTAGGTAACGCAATTTCGTCCATTGCAGAAACATATGAAGTATTAATGATTTCACGCGTTATTACTGCTATTGCACATGGTGTATTTTTTGCGATTGCAGCTACAGTCGCTGCCGATATCGTACCAGAAAACAAAAAAGGAACAGCTATTTCAATTATGTTTACCGGATTAACAGTAGCAACTATAGCTGGTGTTCCAATTGGGACTTATATTGGACAACAGTTTGGTTGGCGCGCTACATTCAGTGCGGTAGCTATACTCGGAATTATTGGGCTAATTGTAAATGTATTTGCGGTTGATAAAGTGAACAGACAAACGAATCCTCCTACTCTTAAAGATGTAGGGCAACTTGTGAAAAATCAACGAATTCTACTGGCACTATTAATGACCGCATTAGGTTTTGGTGGAACTTTTTCATTATTTACCTACCTTGCTCCTATACTGGAAAAAATCAGTGGGTACTCAGCTGGCTCTATTTCATTGCTGCTTTTAGTTTATGGAGTTGCAGTTGCCATTGGAAATATAGTAGGTGGGAAAATTGCCAATCAGCATCCAGTTAAATCATTACGCTTCGTCTTTTTACTTCAAGGTATCGTACTTTTATTACAAGTGGTACTACTACCTAGTAAAGGATTAAGTATTTTATCTATTATTTTGCTAGGTTTATTTGCATTTATGATGTCTCCAGGAGTACAAGCGTACATTGTAACGCTTGCCGAAAAATTGGTTCCTTCTGCAAAAGATATTGCATCTGCATTAAACATATCAGCCTTTAATATAGGGATCGCTGCAGGATCTACTTTAGGCGGATTAGCAGTAGACTATTTAACGTATTTAGATACGGCATGGATTGGTGCAATTATGGTGGCATTCGCATTTCTTCTATCCGTACTGAATTATAAATTAGATAAGAAACAAAAATTATTTTAA
- a CDS encoding heme-degrading domain-containing protein, whose amino-acid sequence MNLQQLENVEKELQFETFTNEDALNLGTTLINYAKENNKAVAIHIERNRVPLFTHLMDGTSEENVFWLYRKKRVVDHYNRSSHYIGARFEKQGTTHGESSLLQSTDYQAVGGSFPIRIKDIGVIGSVTVAGLSPQLDHDYAVEGVKRFLKK is encoded by the coding sequence ATGAACTTACAACAACTAGAAAACGTAGAAAAGGAATTACAATTTGAAACATTTACAAATGAAGATGCATTAAATCTTGGTACGACATTAATTAATTATGCAAAAGAGAATAACAAAGCAGTAGCTATTCATATTGAGCGTAATCGAGTACCTTTATTCACCCATTTAATGGATGGTACTTCTGAAGAAAATGTTTTTTGGCTATATCGAAAAAAACGAGTAGTGGATCATTACAACAGAAGCTCACATTATATTGGAGCGAGATTCGAAAAACAAGGAACGACTCATGGTGAAAGCTCTCTTCTTCAATCAACTGATTATCAAGCTGTAGGCGGATCTTTCCCTATACGTATTAAAGACATAGGCGTAATTGGAAGTGTAACAGTAGCAGGGCTTTCACCTCAACTTGATCACGATTATGCTGTCGAGGGAGTAAAACGTTTCTTAAAAAAATAA
- a CDS encoding antibiotic biosynthesis monooxygenase family protein, whose amino-acid sequence MVVEHAMLIIKKELVEEFIKTINEAFPILSSSEGYLSHKLLRNKENPTQFILVVNWRNLEDHLDGFVGSAKFKKWDSILSRFYDSYPNVLHYTEVTYWV is encoded by the coding sequence ATGGTTGTAGAACATGCCATGTTAATCATAAAAAAAGAGTTAGTAGAGGAATTTATAAAAACAATTAATGAAGCATTCCCTATTTTAAGCAGTTCTGAGGGGTACTTATCTCACAAACTGCTTCGAAATAAAGAGAATCCAACTCAATTTATACTCGTTGTCAATTGGAGAAATTTAGAAGATCATCTTGATGGCTTTGTAGGGAGTGCTAAATTCAAGAAATGGGACTCGATACTCAGTCGATTCTATGATAGTTATCCAAATGTCTTGCACTATACAGAAGTAACATACTGGGTATAA
- a CDS encoding DUF4367 domain-containing protein, whose amino-acid sequence MIRLVIVLILLNCYPMIIMAKEIKYNHNSKTISEIQKEVDFTVLTPKRIPDDWTLDTKTSPWIMLHYMDSKDTKLIVAIDLKKGFRLSDDDFPYRQKVDINGNKGYFQKWEESGEVDKNGDTITGGLLNWVQDGTYVEMNSSRLSKEQMLEIARSMK is encoded by the coding sequence TTGATACGTTTAGTAATTGTCCTAATCCTGCTAAATTGTTACCCAATGATAATTATGGCTAAAGAAATAAAGTATAATCACAATAGCAAAACTATATCCGAAATACAGAAAGAAGTTGACTTTACAGTTTTAACTCCAAAAAGGATTCCTGATGATTGGACATTAGACACCAAAACATCCCCTTGGATAATGCTACATTATATGGACAGCAAGGACACAAAGTTGATAGTCGCTATTGATTTGAAAAAAGGATTTCGATTATCCGATGACGATTTTCCTTATCGTCAGAAAGTTGATATAAACGGAAACAAAGGTTATTTTCAGAAGTGGGAAGAAAGTGGCGAGGTTGATAAAAATGGAGACACCATCACTGGTGGCTTACTTAATTGGGTTCAAGATGGCACTTATGTAGAAATGAATAGTTCCAGATTATCGAAAGAACAAATGTTAGAAATTGCAAGGTCAATGAAATAA
- a CDS encoding UDPGP type 1 family protein: MERLEYIREKINRFGQGHLLSFYNVLMPKEKEALINQINEIDFEEIEVASSQLSIPSNNSKREILPIEYESVLSLSDSKRNMYEEHGLKLLKEKKVAVVLIAGGQGTRLGHDGPKGTVSIGVASNQSLFALQAERLRKIEEKTKSIIPWYIMTSPINELETKKFFKENDYFNCNPQQIFFFKQDLIPTLTPNGKIILESKSKISMSPNGNGGVFAAMKSSGILKDLKMKGIKWVFFNNIDNALVQVADPLFIGFADLKGAEVSSKSVKKREPGEKVGVFCLSEGKPSVIEYSEMSKEESEGEKFTNANIGIHLFQLSFLEKTMDVKLPYHFAHKVIPSVNEIGQTIKIIKPNGYKLEKFYFDIFQYAESMSVLQVVRENEFAPVKNRIGLDSLESARKMILQNDKRDIF; the protein is encoded by the coding sequence ATGGAAAGACTTGAATATATAAGAGAAAAAATAAATCGTTTTGGACAAGGACATCTTCTTTCCTTTTATAATGTATTAATGCCAAAAGAGAAAGAAGCTTTAATAAATCAAATAAATGAAATTGATTTTGAAGAAATTGAAGTAGCATCCAGTCAACTTTCTATTCCATCAAACAATAGTAAACGAGAAATTTTACCTATCGAATATGAATCTGTCCTAAGCCTTAGTGACTCAAAAAGAAACATGTATGAAGAACACGGACTTAAACTTCTAAAAGAAAAGAAAGTAGCAGTGGTACTCATCGCTGGAGGACAGGGAACTCGACTTGGACATGATGGACCTAAAGGAACCGTTAGCATTGGCGTTGCTTCCAATCAATCGCTTTTCGCTTTACAAGCTGAGAGACTGCGAAAGATTGAAGAAAAAACTAAATCTATTATTCCCTGGTATATTATGACTAGCCCTATTAATGAATTGGAAACAAAGAAGTTTTTCAAAGAAAACGATTATTTCAATTGTAATCCGCAACAGATTTTTTTCTTTAAACAGGACCTTATTCCAACGTTAACTCCAAATGGTAAAATAATTCTTGAGAGTAAATCAAAAATCTCTATGTCCCCTAATGGAAACGGAGGGGTATTTGCTGCAATGAAGTCAAGTGGGATACTTAAGGACTTAAAGATGAAGGGTATTAAGTGGGTGTTTTTTAATAATATTGACAATGCTCTTGTTCAAGTTGCAGACCCATTGTTTATTGGTTTTGCTGATTTAAAAGGTGCAGAAGTATCCAGTAAATCTGTGAAAAAGAGAGAACCAGGTGAGAAAGTAGGAGTTTTTTGCTTATCTGAAGGTAAGCCTTCGGTTATCGAATACTCTGAAATGAGTAAAGAAGAAAGTGAGGGAGAAAAATTTACAAATGCAAACATAGGTATTCATCTTTTTCAACTTTCATTCCTTGAGAAAACTATGGATGTTAAACTCCCTTATCACTTTGCTCATAAAGTTATCCCCTCAGTTAATGAAATTGGTCAGACAATCAAAATTATTAAGCCGAATGGATATAAGCTCGAAAAATTTTATTTCGATATATTTCAATATGCTGAGAGCATGTCTGTATTACAAGTAGTAAGGGAGAACGAATTTGCACCAGTAAAAAACAGAATAGGACTAGATAGTCTGGAGAGTGCAAGAAAGATGATTTTGCAGAATGATAAAAGAGACATATTCTAA
- a CDS encoding S16 family serine protease produces the protein MTISLSILLLLFCYELPLIGFAPQSHIADIYFEPRETVERSGIFIISIEIETLNNMESKQAVQEQLKKEHKDVLTIIKLTNPMSYNNKNRTLLGWLGLNEKSPKEKMREDLREYFGKEEQRLTDYFNYDQAIGNSAGLAILLTELMINGTFQNHLPIAVTGAINGKGEVTAVGGIKEKIQIAEKSGFQYMIIPSENSKEAETFQKELDTNIQIFDVNHVDEAVEQINYLNEKY, from the coding sequence ATGACTATCTCGCTATCCATCCTCTTGCTGTTATTTTGCTATGAGCTGCCCCTTATAGGGTTCGCTCCACAATCACATATAGCAGATATATATTTTGAGCCAAGGGAGACAGTAGAACGATCAGGAATTTTTATTATCAGTATTGAAATTGAAACATTAAATAATATGGAAAGTAAACAGGCGGTTCAGGAGCAATTAAAAAAAGAGCATAAAGATGTCTTAACCATTATCAAATTAACTAATCCAATGAGTTATAACAACAAAAATAGGACTCTGTTGGGTTGGTTGGGGCTAAATGAAAAATCTCCAAAAGAAAAGATGAGAGAGGATTTAAGAGAATATTTCGGGAAAGAAGAGCAAAGACTTACCGACTACTTTAATTACGATCAAGCGATAGGAAATAGTGCTGGGCTTGCGATATTACTAACTGAATTGATGATAAATGGAACCTTTCAAAATCACTTACCAATAGCTGTTACTGGAGCCATAAATGGAAAAGGAGAAGTAACAGCTGTGGGAGGCATCAAAGAAAAAATACAAATCGCAGAAAAATCAGGTTTTCAATACATGATCATCCCAAGTGAAAATAGCAAAGAAGCAGAGACTTTTCAAAAAGAACTTGATACAAATATCCAAATTTTTGATGTAAACCATGTAGATGAAGCAGTTGAACAAATTAATTACCTGAACGAAAAATATTAA